In Helianthus annuus cultivar XRQ/B chromosome 8, HanXRQr2.0-SUNRISE, whole genome shotgun sequence, a single genomic region encodes these proteins:
- the LOC110873809 gene encoding HVA22-like protein a, whose product MGRSGVAAGDLLLLMAQNIDVLAGPVISLAYPLYASIRAIETKNVADDQQWLTYWVLYSMITLFELTFAALIEWIPFWSYAKLIITCWLVIPQFSGAAYVYQHYIRPFYVGNRTINVFYVPSKKDLFTDPTQDDIVVSADKYVREFGPDAFSGYGYVQESLPQETIQHFDMNGEAKYRGNTWFSEDDYVY is encoded by the exons ATGGGCAGGTCTGGAGTTGCAGCTGGAGATTTGTTACTACTTATGGCTCAAAACATTGATGTTCTTGCAGG GCCTGTAATTAGTTTGGCTTACCCTCT ATACGCGTCAATCCGAGCGATCGAGACCAAAAATGTTGCTGATGATCAGCAATGGCTTACATATTGGGTGTTGTATTCCATGATTACGCTTTTCGAGCTCACCTTTGCCGCTCTTATTGAATG GATTCCATTTTGGTCATATGCGAAGCTTATTATCACATGCTGGTTGGTAATACCACAGTTTAGCGGTGCTGCATATGTATATCAGCACTATATTCGACCTTTCTATGTAGGAAACCGCACTATTAACGTGTTCTATGTTCCGAGTAAAAAGGACTTGTTCACGGACCCCACGCAAGATGACATTGTCGTCTCTGCTGATAAATACGTTCGAGAATTCGGGCCGGATGCTTTTTCTGGATACGGCTACGTGCAAGAAAGCCTACCTCAAGAAACTATACAACAT TTCGATATGAATGGCGAAGCGAAGTATAGAGGTAACACTTGGTTCTCTGAAGATGACTATGTGTATTAA